aagcctgatagcttttctgctgctaaagctgcgtcgacgtcacttccttgatctgggagcttcaaagtaagatgagggttgatctactactgtagacaacaaagcaaggctgctcaatttctccattattaaaataaattcacaactctacaacacaaaaattcataaaaaaacatgtagaatatagcatatactttgttgtctacagtagtagatcaaccctcatcttactttgaagctcccagctccagaagtgacgtcgacgcagctttagcagcagagaagctatcaggcttgtgttgataataataaactcctggactattttcaaacttccaaatgcatcgttttgtgagtacagaccatatttgtactactgtagaagtttggtgtcatgacatgtgattttagtgtggtaattttggagatactgccagggtccattagcgcttgtactaagctattcgggataactcagtaactcagctgatgttcagccaatatcgaaaaaactgtgggtgggctacttggctggatatcacggttcaaatgaccccaggttgaatctactccggagtatcgccttaataagatcagaaacatggataagctttcctctaagagggagCATTTAAGAAGCCGTTCGATGGtccataaattaaattaaaggggacttgggtaaaaaactttcatctgagaggaaatattaaggtttatacagtgataataggtcttaataAACCATGTTGCAGAATGATCTCACATATATGATGTGTTTTCAGTTGGAGGATCCATGTCCATCAGCAGGCATGGAATCTGTGTCCACGGTGACGGTCGAATTGAGCAGGGAGACTCTGGACACCATGCTGGACGGACTAGGACGCATCAGAGACCAGCTGTCTGTGGTGGCTGGAAAGTGAAgccatccagatgtttttcagTATTATGCTGATGTTTGTGGACCACAGACTGAATACAAGGACAGCATTTCGTCACTTTCACCATCCTCATCTTGATGTACTGTCTTGTTTGGACTGACGGTGCCTCTCGCTGATGTTTTGTGTTgattactttttgttttttcttggatGTGACTCCAGAATTGTTTTGATGATTTACTAAAACCTTTTtataaaagctgaaaataatAAAGACGAACTTTACCTGTTTTTTGTTCCCCCTTCTACTAATATGAAAATAAACTTCCAACATATGATCTGCATCTCGACATTCATCTGCATTTTAAACTGTAGTCAAAGTTATTAAATggcatttttcacttttacctttGTGTTGGgatcaaagggagtcgtttctctccacagtcgcctcaggcacgctcaggacgggagattggactgaagacaagtttcggtgcaatctgttggtttcctttgctcggaaattgtttttgaattggctctatatgaacgaattggattattttataaataattatgattacaattaattgaattccatttggcttgaattggactttattatctaagtgccttgagatgacatttgttgtatttggcgctatataaataaaaatgaattgaattgaattgaatcaggtTTGAACCCAAAGCCTTCCAGCTGTGAGGTGACAGCGTTAACCACTTCATAAAGACACATTCAAACCTTTTCAATCTTGTTGCTGATGTGTTTGGACTGAACCTGCTTAATATTGAAGATCTCTATGTGAGCAATTTCAAATTACAAAATTTCTTCCATTCAATCGTGCACAAGAGACGTTAACTCCTTTAATTTATGTGGTTTTACATATGGGGTCTCCAAAATAttcaataaattaataaatcacCTAGTTCTTTATCAAGTCTTGAAATGAAGTACATCCAACTTCAGATGAACATCAAGATATTGTGtaattatttattgaacaaaaacagacaaaatgcagaagcagtgtgtgaaaaaacgTTTTCACAGCCAGGTGCTACTGATCAATgcactgattaattgatcaGCAGTAAGTGTGGTTTGGttagtttgctgctctgcagcattcaggtgtgtgttaacacgatgccaaggaggaaagacatcagcaatgatctcagagaagcagctgttgctgcccatcaacctgggaagggttataaggccatttccaaactatctggagtccatcgttctacagagagaaagattattcacaagtggaaaacattcaggacagctgtcaatcttcccaggagtggacgtcccagcaaggtcaccccaaggtcagaaacccaagagctacatctcagactctgcaggcctcagttagcatgttaaaggttaaaggtcatgacagcacagttagaaacagactgaacaggtacggcttgtgtggaagggctgcaggagaaagcctcttctctctaaaaagaacatggcagcacagcttaggtttgcaaagctgcatctgaacaaaccacaagacttctggaacaatgtcctttggacagaccagaccaaagtggagatgtttgctcataatgcacagcagcacgtttggaggaaaccaaacacggcatatcagcacaaacacctcacaccagctgtcaagcacggtggtggagggctgatgatctgggctggttctgcagccacaggacctgggcacctcgcagtcactgagcccaccatgaactcctctggataccaaagtgttctagagtcagatgtgaggccgtctgtccgacagctgaagctgggctgaaactggctcatcaacaggacaaagatcccaaacacagcagcagatctacagcagaatgtgtgaagaagagaagaatcaaggtgttgcaacggtccagtcagagtccagacctcagcctgactgagatgctgtggtgggaccttcagagagctgtgcagaaaccagagctgcaaacctcaatgagctgaagcagcgctggaaaAAAGAGTGGGACAAgattcctccacaaccatgtgagagactgataacgtcacacAGGAAACCGTTACTTCAACCCACTGCTGCTAAAGGTGCTTCTACAAGCTGTTGGATCATAggtttcacttattttttcacacactgcttctgcattttgtcttagtttttgttaatatAATGAAACAGTGTAAACTGTCAAGCGTCATATTAAGTCCTATTTTTTTTGTGCCAAATTAAAAGAGGGTGCACTTTATTTCTTTCAATTAACTAAACTTCATACATATTTATACAATATAAGTGCTCTGCTATTTTATGTGTCTTAACCAAAAATATTTTAACCATCGTACGATTAAATATTAAGAAATCCGGCAGAAATTTGAAGCCTGGAAATTCAGATTCAGATATACTTAATCAATCCCCAAATATAAATTAGAAGAAGTAATTTTAACAACAGAAATACATACATTAAAAACAATACAATTACACAACTATACAGTAgttttggaaaaataaatagtgatatcaaacaataaataataagaaaaaactaCAAACTAAGTAAAATAGTAAATTAGAAAGTATGTAAACATAAAAACGTATTCATTATATaatcatcagaaaaaagttcatgATGTACAGTAAGTGAATGAATTTCTGTATGATAAAAAAGTTTCCGTCAACCTTAACGACAAAGCTTGACTACTATTTTTCAAGCTACCGTAGTTTAGGTTTGATTTGGTGGTTTCCGCTTGACGGGCAGCCAGTTCTTGACACGAAGACGAAATTCAACGTTACACCTGTTGTGGCGGGAATCCAGCGTAATTCAGCTAGTTAGCCTGTTAGCTTGATTCAGGTTAGTTTAACCGTTTCTAACAGTCTGCTCGCTCACAAAGTTCAGCCAGAAGTCAAAATAGAGGTATGTTTGATCACGAGACTTTGTTCATTATGAGTTGTGTCAGTTTCTTTTTTCAGGTGATACAGTCTAATTTAATTTCTACCGTTCCTTTTAGCATTTTAAGCTAACATCGaataacttttttatttttgcattagCTAAACTTGCTAACTAATCTCCACCCACAAAACAGGTTCGGATAATGGCAACAGGGAGAaaacagatgaagaaaaaacataTGGAGGATAAACCTGATAAAAAGGTTTTCGATTTTACTCAAGAAGATGAAAAGAAAGAGCTGAGTGGTTCAGAGGATGATGTCAGAGAAGGTTTGTGAGCTAACGACTGGCTTGGTTATATTACGAAAAGCTGCTTTCCAGATACTAATCTTGAATTTCTTATGAATGTTATCCCAAGATGAAACTCCAATAATTGACAAGGTGGCAAAAAAGAGAACCGCTGCTGAATTTGAGGAAGAGGGAGTAGCATGTGCTGTCGGGTACAGTCTCTGTTTCATGATTAATAGACATTTTACAGAGTTACTAAAAATAATTGCTGTAATTTCTAACACATTGAAAAGACACCATTAAATACTCTTATTTTTGACCAACAGATATATTCAGTTAACTATCatgtgacaaagaaaatcacCAGTCCTCTTGCAGAGGCTCCAAACAACTGATATTTATATGACTTAAGTCATATTAAAGCTTCATACAGCTGTATTGAATGTCTGGTCATGTCGGTGCAATAGATACCATTGTACCGGTCTAATTTAGTTCAATATGACACCAACTTTTCTCTTTTCACTGATTCAGAAATGAGGTGCAGTCTATGTTGGAGAAATTTGGGGGTAAGCAGCtgttcttattttttgtttctagCTTTGCTTCTCAGTTTAAcaggattttaaaaaagcagtgCTGTCTCTCTTGTGGTTTCAGCTGATATTAGCAAGGTGATGCAGACCAAGAAGAAACGCCTGGAGTGTCTGACAAAGAACTACATGAAGGGAAGCCAACACAAACTGGAACAGCTGTGGACCAACTATCATGGACAGAGGTTTCTCCTTCAATAACTtaagaaaaactgatgaaaaataTAAAGGATTTGCCCCCTAATTGTCGACTAAGCCTTGGCTACAAAGCTGTATAATCATTATGTATGGCATTGATAAATCTCTATGCCTGTGTTTGAAGCAGAGAAGGGCTGTCCAGCACAGAAAATAATGTGTTTGCTAAAAAAAATTCTACATTATTCAGTAGGTGCTTTCATAAAAGTAAAATCAGTGCTAAAATGGTCTGAAAGAAGTCTCAAAGTCTTTAAATGTTCACTGCGTGATCTAGGGCtgtcaaagaatattctaaattcaaataggttttaaaaacagacattctgaggtgaaaattaatattcaaaTGTAGAAAAACACATCTGCACATGCTATGCGAGTGGGCTCACTGCATGACGGCGCACTGTCGTCATGCAGTGACGCACTGTCTGGCACAGggtcactgctgaaagttgagTTACGGGAAGATGGCAGAAAGTTCAGAGCCCAACTCGACAGAAAAAGTGATTTTCACCCCCAAAAATATGAAAAGCCCCGTCTGGAAATACTTCAGATTTTGGTCGCTTGATGGAAAAATTGTGGACTCTCGAGACAAAGTCGAATGCAAGCTACAGTTAGCTTATCATTCGACCACCAGCAGCATGAGGTTACATCTTGAAAATGTGCACCAGAATGAGCATAATATATGAAACTCCAACTAAACAGCCACGTCTCGACACATATTTTGCACCGCCCGCCACAAGCTCTTTGTCTGCAGCACGACAAGAAGCCTGCACACAGAAATTAATTCCGTTCATATGTAAGGACATGAGACCGATCAGTGTCGCTAATGGAACAGGTTTCAGGGAGTTCTGTCGAGAACTAGAACCGAGGGACCGTATCCCACTCTCAGTCTTGGCCAGACCATGTTTAAACTTAAATAAACTACCTATACAAGTAGTTATGTCTCGTTGTATTAGTTTGTCATGTTATTTACGTAATGCTGTCATCGCCTGGCAGTCCTGCTGATTGAAAGCCCGCAGATGCAGCGGACGTAACGCACCGCAGGTGCGTAATAGCCTCATTGACATAATGCGCAAATACAGATATTCAAATAGTACGAatatctgtattttttttagagGGAATATTCAAACGTCATTTTTTAGCAATTTTGACAGCCCTAGCGTGATCTGATTAGCATACCTCTGTGTATGATCATGTATTTATTCAGTGTCTGAAAGAGCGGTGAAGGCACAGCATGCAGCCATTATTTGCGTTGAAACAGCTGAATAACTGTAAATCTATCATAAAAATGCAGCAAAGAGTCGAGTTGTGGCTTTAAATTGCAACTGTTGCTCAAACAAGAAAAGTTTTGGTTGGTGGCGGTCCTatgaaaaaacataaaaaatgaaaaacttttGGCTTTGTGTACTGTAGAAAGTGTATTTATGTGTTTGTGCTAACCGAAACGATGTGTGTGCAGGAAAAAGATGACTCAGCAGTACTCTCAGCATGTGTCCTCTGCACTGCAGCAGTGGGAGACCGAAGCCCAGCGAgctgaggagcaggaggagaagcTCAATGTCAGTTCACTCTGTTGGTAGTTGGGTTAGATCATTTCCACTACATGATGGGGCTCGACTGCACTCTGCATTAATCTCCACTATAGATTGTACAACCTCAGTATCGGTGGCACTTGTGGCTGATATTCACTGCAGCTCCGTGCAACTGAAAACAATCAAGAACACGAAAGGCGTGATGTGCTTGGTTCTCGGTTGTTGTGAAGCTCTAAGGAGACTaactttgttttaaaaaagtaaaGATTTTGAGTATGATTTTATgaccatttttgtttttcttaggaTTTTCACGTTACTTTTCAGCATCAGCTTCGCTAGCTTGAAATTCTCAGCCATTCACATCTATTATTCTTTTTGTTACGGAAGTGTATTTAAACGGACTGGTTGCTTGTGAACTCAACACACTTTGTTAAGATAAACCATAACTACAGCGTTGTTGTCTTGACTTTCAAAGTAATTATTCTGATTTCAAACTACTGTGGGTGTTTCCTCATTCTGTGGGCGTTTGGTTCAACATTGTGCATTTTGAACAGTTCACACTCTTAAGATGACAACAGTGGAATATTTGGAAATCTCATTCTGTTATTTAGCATGCACTTATGTCCTGTTGGCATGACAACGGGTAAGTCAAAGTGCTTCAGATTGATCCCACTGTTGCCATCGTGCTTCAGTGTTAGCCGTGTCCCCTGACGGGTTCCACATTCACGATGTGCACAGTGAGgaatctgttttctgtttttaaagcagTTGGATCATCCAACAGTACAGATCCCAACAGCTTTCTTCGGTGTTTAATAAGAAAAACCGATAAGGTCTGAGATGTACACTGCGTTGGTGTTACATTTTGCTCTCGGTGTCCACAGAATCTGTTCCGGCAGCAGCAGAAAATCCTGCAGCAGGCCAGAGTCGTTCAGAACCAGAAGCTGAAAACTGTCCGAGAGCTGTATGAGCAGTTTGTGAAGGTGAGGCGTTTCATTACCCATCGGAGCTCTGACAGACACCAAGGCTCACCTGGGAAGCCACATGAATCTAAAACTGTGTTCctctcagtttgtgttttactGAATTAAAAGAATAAGAAGTCTGAAGAAAACAATACTTCAAAAACCTGTCTTTACTCCACGGACCCCTGAAAGCTCTGTGCAAAAAGTTTAGAAAGTTAAGTGCTCTGTAAACTTTTGTCTTCTGTCTCTTGTTTAACAGACTCCGTCATGTTTAATTGTGTGAAGGTTAGATCCTCTACCGTTGGGTTCTTATACATGTAACATGCAGGATGTTTGTCTTTAAACGTGCATTAAAAATGCCTGCATGTTATTGAGGTTAACAGAATCCTTTATattgtaaatggactgtactttaTTATCTTTTCGAGTCAAGTTGacaactcaaagtgcttttacactCCAAGCTACATTTacccagtcacacacacacttattcaGCACATCTTAGTCTATACAGTGTTAATACTACATGCTTTTTGTTATCTATCACACACTGTTGGCAACATAGGCAGTCTATGGTtccaaggacacttcaacacTTTGTCCGGGGAAGATGGTAGTCAAACCACTGGCCATCCAATTCTTAGATAATTGAGTAttttaggctacgtgcccacgacaacggtaacgacagataaacgcagaacatttcgacagatgtgcctatcttgcacacggcgacggcgtttttaggagttcaaaacggagaaaacgcaaacgccctccagagtggagatcttgaaaacgatccaacctctcgtcgccgtaggaacagttcaaaacgcagaagtgcgttttttgcacacgttaagtgggtagttctccatgaacgactcacatatctcactatatttattttggacactctcccaatccacattatccactgccttcctggctttgtagttcagtgtcgtgttcaggagcaactggacctcatcatctgtccaaacaaagtttgaaggcgtagcCTACtgttgccgccgcgcttcgccattttcttccaactgacgcggaggaagtagccacaaaacaggcatttctcaaatttattaatatataactcatataacaataccaaaggtattgttgctactgccacctacgtctggggcgtgcatactacatcggcaaactgcgaattttatacgttttccctgttcccatggatagacagatatccacctcaagacgctcgtgagaacgcagataaattgtggaggaaaaaaacggacatctgcgtttatgcttcagagcgttgtcgtgggcacgtagcctgagTATTTATGATACAGACATTGTTACCATCACATCCACATTCTGTCAATCTTGGAacggcttcttcttcttcatagGAAGACTGTTTGAGTCCATTTCTTTCTCCAGATGTGCTCCATTGACATACCACATAAACTAcctcagctttttcttttttgacttGAATGATATGACCCAGCATGCATCTGTCACCCGAATGTTTAAATGTTAACGTGAAACAGGAAGTCGTCGCTGTGTTTCCTCCAGAACATTGAAGAGATGGAGAAGAGCCACGATTCCTTCCTGCAGGGGGCGCAACAAGAGCTGAGGAAGGAGATGGCCACCCTGCAGAAGAAGATCCTCATGGACACGGTGAGCTCAGTGTCAAATCGTCCTTCATAAAGCAAgtgttttaaattaaattcaaattcaaataatCCAGCTTCAGTACAAAGTTGGCTTGGCTATAAAACAGCAGAGTTTTGGGGATCCACACTGATGCTTCTTCTGTAACATGCATATACGGAAGTTTATGATGCCACATCAAGTCCTattattgttttgtttccaCAGCAACAGCAGGAGATGGCAACCGTCCGCAAGTCGCTGCAGTCCATGCTGTTCTAGCCTGCTGTT
This genomic interval from Odontesthes bonariensis isolate fOdoBon6 chromosome 7, fOdoBon6.hap1, whole genome shotgun sequence contains the following:
- the sycp3 gene encoding synaptonemal complex protein 3 gives rise to the protein MATGRKQMKKKHMEDKPDKKVFDFTQEDEKKELSGSEDDVREDETPIIDKVAKKRTAAEFEEEGVACAVGNEVQSMLEKFGADISKVMQTKKKRLECLTKNYMKGSQHKLEQLWTNYHGQRKKMTQQYSQHVSSALQQWETEAQRAEEQEEKLNNLFRQQQKILQQARVVQNQKLKTVRELYEQFVKNIEEMEKSHDSFLQGAQQELRKEMATLQKKILMDTQQQEMATVRKSLQSMLF